A portion of the Scleropages formosus chromosome 15, fSclFor1.1, whole genome shotgun sequence genome contains these proteins:
- the btbd9 gene encoding BTB/POZ domain-containing protein 9, giving the protein MSNSHPLRPHTSVSEIDHVHLLSEQLGALVPGEEYSDVTFIVEGKRFPAHRVILAARCHFFRALLYGGMKESQPQAEVPLGETRAEAFSMLLQYLYTGRASLSSAREEVLLDFLGLAHRYGLQPLEDSISEFLRTVLHTHNVCLVFDVASLYCLNSLSAACCAFMDRHAPEVLASEGFLTLSKTALLTVVRRDSFAASEKEIFQALSRWCRHNGDAEAQEVMAAVRLPLMSLTEMLNVVRPSGLISPDDLLDAIKMRSESRDMDLNYRGMLIPEENIATMKHGAQVVKGELKSALLDGDTQNYDLDHGFSRHPIEEDGRAGIQVKLGQPSIINHIRILLWDRDSRSYSYYIEVSMDELDWVRVVDHSKYLCRSWQNLYFSARVCRYVRIVGTHNTVNKVFHLVAFECMFTHRPYTLEKGLLVPTENVATITACASVIEGVSRSRNALLNGDTRNYDWDSGYTCHQLGSGAIVIQLAQPYMIGSLRLLLWDCDERSYSYYIELSTNQQQWTRVVDRTKVACRSWQTLTFERQPASFIRIVGTHNTANEVFHCVHFECPAQLDAEVKEGSPGQGSPDPSSAPQQPRPPRPPRSQTLSQSQPSPHQASSSSSSSSQSHH; this is encoded by the exons ATGAGTAACAGCCACCCCCTGCGGCCCCACACCTCCGTCTCGGAAATCGATCACGTGCACCTGCTCTCGGAACAGCTGGGTGCACTTGTGCCAGGCGAGGAATACAGTGATGTCACCTTCATTGTGGAGGGCAAGCGCTTCCCAGCACACAGGGTTATCCTGGCAGCCCGCTGCCACTTCTTCAG AGCTCTGCTGTATGGTGGTATGAAGGAGTCGCAGCCCCAGGCAGAGGTGCCCCTAGGGGAAACACGGGCAGAGGCCTTCTCCATGCTGCTTCAATACTTGTACACGGGCCGGGCCAGCCTCAGCTCAGCCCGTGAGGAAGTGCTTCTGGACTTTCTGGGCCTGGCACATCGCTATGGCCTGCAGCCGCTGGAAGACTCCATCTCAGAGTTTCTGCGGACCGTGCTGCACACCCACAACGTGTGCCTGGTGTTCGATGTGGCCAGTCTCTACTGCCTGAACAGCCTGAGCGCCGCCTGCTGTGCCTTCATGGACCGGCACGCACCCGAGGTGCTGGCCTCTGAAGGCTTCCTCACACTGTCGAAG ACGGCACTACTAACGGTGGTGAGAAGGGACTCGTTCGCTGCCAGCGAGAAGGAGATCTTCCAGGCACTGTCCCGCTGGTGCCGGCACAACGGTGATGCCGAGGCACAGGAGGTGATGGCGGCGGTGCGTCTGCCCCTCATGAGTTTGACAGAGATGCTGAATGTGGTGCGACCCTCTGGCCTCATCAGTCCCGATGACCTGCTGGACGCCATCAAGATGCGTTCCGAGAGCCGTGACATGGACCTCAACTACCGCGGCATGCTCA TCCCAGAAGAGAACATAGCTACCATGAAGCATGGTGCCCAGGTGGTTAAAGGTGAGCTGAAGTCGGCGCTGCTGGACGGAGACACACAGAACTACGACCTGGACCACGGCTTCTCCCGGCACCCCATTGAAGAGGATGGGCGTGCTGGCATCCAGGTCAAACTGGGCCAGCCCTCCATCATCAACCACATCCGCATTCTCCTGTGGGATCGGGACAGTCG GTCATATTCCTACTACATTGAGGTATCCATGGATGAGCTTGACTGGGTCCGTGTGGTTGATCATTCCAAGTACCTGTGCCGCTCCTGGCAGAACCTCTACTTCTCTGCACGAGTTTGCAG gtaCGTGCGCATCGTGGGAACTCACAACACTGTTAATAAAGTGTTTCATCTGGTTGCCTTCGAATGCATGTTCACTCACCGGCCGTACACCCTGGAGAAAGGGCTCCTGG TGCCCACGGAGAATGTGGCCACCATCACGGCCTGTGCCAGTGTCATTGAGGGTGTCAGCCGAAGCCGCAATGCCCTGCTCAACGGGGACACGCGCAACTACGACTGGGACTCGGGCTACACGTGCCACCAACTGGGCTCTGGGGCCATCGTCATCCAGCTAGCCCAACCCTACATGATAGGCTCCCTCAG GCTGTTACTGTGGGACTGTGACGAGCGCAGCTACAGCTACTACATTGAGCTGTCCACCAATCAACAGCAGTGGACGAGGGTGGTGGACCGCACCAAGGTGGCATGCAG GTCGTGGCAGACTCTCACATTTGAGAGACAGCCTGCTTCTTTCATCCGCATTGTTGGGACTCACAACACGGCCAatgag GTGTTCCACTGTGTCCACTTTGAGTGTCCAGCCCAGCTGGATGCGGAGGTGAAGGAAGGCAGTCCTGGCCAGGGATCACCTGATCCCAGCTCTGCTCCTCAGCAGCCCCGCCCACCCAGACCTCCTCGTTCTCAGACACTTTCCCAATCGCAGCCCTCACCCCACcaagcctcctcctcctcttcgtcTTCCTCACAGTCGCACCACTGA
- the LOC108940402 gene encoding ankyrin repeat domain-containing protein 9, with protein MVEAKGHQPIGLPAAGARKAGRLAGEERALHSRFLSFIYYQAIRDLRPVWKLEDMRTMETFYWDRQHRRRTYSPSEALLYAVVHDHRAYVQYLLAHYLEEALSVPSRSVCSDAAQVPHLAMAVRYGRKEILEILLRAVRKVPVLRSCLRGGGHFSLEDGRTPLHLACELLHLDMIALLLGSGASPYVQDRDGVTPVDLLLRKLRDAHGKAGPGLGAAADRRLCLHNLLLFSPRIRAETRDALEEEPAAWTEVLGRDTFGFLVGRTPASLLFITMQRVLELLPGEELQQSLQALSIPSSLKTLPFLHPVLATDHR; from the exons ATGGTCGAGGCCAAAGGTCACCAACCGATTGGATTACCGGCAG CCGGCGCGAGGAAGGCGGGCAGGCTCGCGGGCGAGGAGCGCGCGCTGCACAGCCGGTTCCTGTCCTTCATCTACTACCAGGCGATCCGGGACCTGCGGCCCGTGTGGAAGCTGGAGGACATGAGGACCATGGAGACCTTCTACTGGGACAGACAGCACCGCAGGAGGACGTACAGCCCGTCGGAGGCACTGCTGTACGCCGTGGTGCACGACCACCGCGCCTACGTCCAGTACCTGCTGGCCCACTACCTGGAGGAGGCGCTGTCGGTGCCGAGCCGCTCCGTTTGCAGCGACGCCGCCCAGGTGCCCCACTTGGCCATGGCTGTGCGCTACGGCAGGAAGGAGATCCTGGAGATCCTGCTGAGGGCCGTGCGCAAGGTGCCGGTGCTACGCTCTTGTCTTCGGGGCGGGGGGCACTTTAGCCTCGAGGACGGTCGGACCCCGCTGCACCTGGCCTGCGAGCTCCTCCACCTGGACATGATCGCTCTGCTGCTGGGCAGCGGTGCCTCGCCGTACGTCCAGGACCGCGACGGCGTGACGCCCGTGGACCTCTTGCTGAGGAAGCTGAGGGATGCCCACGGCAAGGCCGGCCCAGGGCTCGGCGCCGCTGCCGACAGGAGGCTCTGCCTCCACaacctgctgctgttctctccGCGGATCCGTGCCGAGACGAGGGACGCCCTGGAGGAGGAGCCCGCCGCCTGGACCGAGGTTCTGGGGCGCGACACCTTCGGCTTCCTGGTGGGCCGGACGCCGGCATCGCTGCTTTTCATCACTATGCAAAGAgtcctggagctgctgcccgGCGAGGAGCTCCAACAGAGCCTGCAGGCCCTGTCCATCCCCTCGTCCCTGAAGACGCTGCCCTTCCTGCACCCCGTCCTCGCCACGGACCACCGCTAG
- the glo1 gene encoding lactoylglutathione lyase, producing the protein MAEKGLSDEAAAAACKEGSPITKDFLMQQTMLRVKDPVKSLDFYTRILGMTLLQKFDFPAMRFSLYFLGYEDKKDIPADVGERTAWTFSRRATIELTHNWGTESDDSQSYHNGNSDPRGFGHIGVAVPDVYAACKLFKEQGVTFVKKPDDGKMKGLAFIQDPDGYWIEILSPNNMLSITS; encoded by the exons ATGGCCGAGAAGGGCCTCTCCGACGAAGCCGCGGCGGCGGCGTGCAAAGAGGGCAGCCCCATCACGAAG gaCTTCCTGATGCAGCAGACCATGCTGAGGGTGAAGGACCCTGTGAAATCCCTGGACTTCTACACGCGCATCCTGGGCATGAC GCTGCTGCAGAAGTTCGACTTTCCCGCCATGCGCTTCTCCCTCTACTTCCTGGGCTATGAGGACAAGAAGGACATCCCGGCCGACGTCGGCGAGAGGACGGCTTGGACCTTCTCCCGGCGAGCCACCATCGAGCTCACGCA CAACTGGGGGACGGAGTCTGATGACAGCCAATCATACCACAACGGGAACTCGGACCCCCGCGGCTTCG GCCACATCGGCGTTGCCGTACCCGACGTGTACGCTGCCTGTAAGCTCTTCAAAGAGCAGGGAGTCACTTTCGTCAAGAAACCGGATGATG GTAAAATGAAGGGTCTGGCATTCATTCAGGACCCGGATGGTTATTGGATCGAGATCCTGAGCCCCAACAACATGCTCTCTATCACATCCTAG